One segment of Anatilimnocola aggregata DNA contains the following:
- the rho gene encoding transcription termination factor Rho produces the protein MATFKNFRRGDRDSRRPDPSRPDSSRPPGENGSTTNPNLPKHVQRLREIEQEGEPLSLAEELADLMAHHREEAGTEERYEELKKSGFQIADLQKMTMGELMEEARKEKLDEVAGVRRQDLIFRILKERVKQSGLMYGEGTLEILPDGFGFLRSPDYHYLSCPDDIYVSPSQIRRFGLKTGCTVAGQIRPPKENERYFALLRVEAINFQDPSLASGRVTFDDLTPLHPDQRIVMESDPEDVCTRVIDLVTPIGFGQRGLIVSPPRAGKTILMQKMAKAVLKNFPDAYVMMLLVDERPEEVTDMERQVKGRNCEVVSSTFDEASSRHVQVAHMVLEKAKRLVECGVDVVIFLDSITRLARAWNSECPQSGKLLTGGLDANALQQPKRFFGSARKVEEGGSLTILATALVDTGSKMDDVIFEEFKGTGNLEIHLDRKLVDKRIWPAIDINKSGTRREEILMDADEHKRVSLMRRALAELNPPDAMDMLVTKLAKTKTNAEFLMSVNLK, from the coding sequence ATGGCTACGTTTAAGAACTTTCGCCGCGGTGATCGAGATTCCCGCCGGCCCGATCCGTCTCGCCCCGACTCTTCACGACCACCCGGCGAGAACGGCAGCACGACTAATCCCAACTTGCCCAAGCACGTGCAGCGCCTACGCGAGATCGAGCAAGAAGGCGAGCCCCTGTCGCTGGCTGAAGAGCTGGCCGACTTGATGGCCCACCATCGCGAAGAAGCAGGCACCGAAGAGCGCTACGAAGAGCTGAAGAAGAGTGGCTTCCAAATCGCCGATCTGCAGAAGATGACGATGGGCGAGCTGATGGAAGAAGCTCGCAAGGAAAAGCTCGACGAAGTCGCAGGCGTTCGCCGGCAGGATCTGATCTTTCGCATTCTGAAAGAACGGGTCAAACAAAGCGGGCTGATGTATGGCGAAGGAACGCTCGAGATTCTGCCCGATGGCTTCGGCTTTCTCCGCAGTCCCGATTATCACTACTTGTCGTGCCCCGACGATATCTACGTCTCGCCCAGTCAGATTCGCCGCTTTGGCTTGAAGACGGGTTGCACCGTTGCTGGCCAAATTCGTCCGCCGAAAGAGAACGAGCGGTACTTCGCCTTGCTGCGGGTCGAAGCGATCAATTTTCAGGATCCGAGTCTTGCCTCGGGCCGCGTGACGTTCGACGACCTCACGCCACTCCACCCCGATCAACGCATCGTGATGGAAAGCGATCCGGAAGACGTTTGCACTCGCGTCATCGATCTGGTCACCCCGATTGGCTTCGGTCAGCGCGGTTTGATTGTCAGTCCGCCGCGGGCCGGCAAGACCATCTTGATGCAGAAGATGGCCAAGGCGGTACTGAAGAATTTTCCCGATGCTTACGTGATGATGCTGCTGGTCGACGAACGGCCGGAAGAAGTGACCGACATGGAGCGGCAAGTCAAAGGCCGCAACTGCGAGGTTGTGAGCAGCACCTTCGACGAAGCCAGTTCGCGGCACGTGCAAGTCGCCCACATGGTCCTGGAAAAGGCCAAGCGATTGGTTGAGTGCGGCGTCGATGTCGTGATCTTCCTTGACTCGATCACGCGTCTGGCCCGCGCCTGGAATAGCGAATGCCCGCAATCGGGCAAGTTGCTCACCGGCGGTCTCGATGCCAACGCCCTGCAACAGCCCAAGCGATTCTTCGGTTCGGCACGCAAGGTCGAAGAAGGGGGCTCGCTTACCATTTTGGCCACGGCACTTGTCGATACCGGCAGCAAAATGGACGACGTGATTTTCGAAGAGTTTAAGGGAACCGGAAATCTCGAAATTCACCTCGATCGCAAACTGGTCGATAAGCGAATTTGGCCAGCCATCGATATCAACAAGAGTGGCACGCGCCGCGAAGAGATTCTGATGGACGCGGACGAGCACAAACGGGTCAGCTTGATGCGCCGCGCTCTGGCCGAACTCAATCCGCCCGATGCCATGGACATGCTCGTCACCAAGCTCGCAAAGACTAAGACGAACGCCGAGTTTTTGATGAGCGTGAACTTGAAGTGA
- a CDS encoding lactonase family protein, with the protein MKFSLILSLLVLVSATAIQAADDATPAKQRVYLGTYTGAKSKGIYLSEFDADSGKLSEPKLVAETVNPTFLALHPDGKHLYAVNEVGEFLGKKAGGITAFSIDEKGGLTQLNQQHSGGPGPCHLVVDRQGKCVLAANYGGGSCCAVVLKDDGSLGEVTSFIQHENNPVPGPNGKVRVPRGHSINVSPDNKLALCADLGLDKVVIYSLDAATGKLSPHEPGFGKTPDRAGPRHFAFHPSGKTAYAINETGSSMTVFDFDAAKGSLTEVQTLSTLPEGFTANNSTAEVVVHPSGKFVYGSNRGHNSIAVFKVDEATGKLTAAGHQGEGIKTPRNFNIDLTGKWLLVGNQSGNDVLVFKIDQQTGALTPTANRIELAAPVCIKFLKQ; encoded by the coding sequence ATGAAATTCAGCCTCATTCTTAGCTTGCTCGTGTTGGTCTCGGCCACGGCCATTCAAGCGGCCGACGATGCCACACCAGCCAAGCAGCGGGTCTATCTCGGTACTTACACCGGAGCAAAGAGCAAAGGGATTTACCTCAGCGAGTTCGATGCCGACAGCGGCAAACTAAGCGAACCCAAGCTCGTTGCCGAAACGGTGAACCCCACGTTTCTTGCCTTACATCCAGACGGCAAGCACCTCTATGCCGTGAATGAAGTGGGCGAATTTCTCGGTAAGAAGGCAGGCGGAATTACGGCTTTCTCGATTGACGAGAAGGGTGGCCTGACCCAACTCAATCAGCAGCACTCGGGCGGCCCTGGACCATGTCACCTGGTTGTGGATCGCCAAGGCAAGTGCGTGTTGGCGGCCAACTATGGGGGCGGCAGCTGTTGTGCGGTCGTGCTGAAGGACGACGGCAGCTTGGGTGAAGTGACGTCGTTCATCCAGCACGAGAACAATCCCGTGCCCGGCCCCAATGGCAAAGTGCGCGTACCACGCGGACATTCGATCAATGTCTCGCCCGATAACAAGCTGGCACTTTGTGCCGACCTGGGTCTAGACAAGGTTGTGATCTATAGCCTCGATGCTGCAACGGGCAAGCTGTCGCCCCATGAACCGGGCTTTGGCAAGACGCCCGACCGCGCTGGTCCACGACATTTTGCGTTTCACCCATCGGGCAAAACAGCTTATGCCATTAACGAAACGGGTTCGTCGATGACGGTCTTTGACTTCGACGCAGCCAAGGGCTCGCTGACCGAAGTGCAAACTCTTTCGACGTTGCCAGAAGGTTTCACCGCGAACAACAGCACGGCCGAAGTAGTCGTTCATCCCAGCGGTAAGTTTGTCTATGGCAGCAATCGCGGTCACAACAGCATCGCCGTCTTCAAAGTCGACGAGGCAACTGGCAAGTTGACAGCTGCAGGTCACCAGGGTGAAGGAATTAAAACGCCGCGGAACTTCAACATCGATCTCACCGGCAAGTGGCTGCTAGTTGGCAATCAGTCGGGCAATGACGTGCTGGTCTTCAAGATCGATCAGCAGACCGGCGCTCTCACACCAACGGCAAATAGGATTGAGCTGGCCGCTCCGGTGTGCATCAAGTTCCTCAAACAATAA
- a CDS encoding oligosaccharide flippase family protein — MSVDPTSPTAAEEATLAHAARRGAPIVLAGHLISQLMGLGTLGLLCRLLTPADYGLLSAVLPAVMLPRMAAILGPGIAVLQQPKLSQQQLSSLFWLQAAAGAVAAIATTVICWLLAIWSQQPPLFALGVALAGGTLLAALGNQHQALLERNLRFGTGSALRLVAQAVSCVAAIAYAWHWPDVWALVVLHVAELAVLWLGSWLLAGWWPDAPQRASWRESHVRFSAAYSVSSLLQFLSQNSEKLLLPIFAGAAGNHALGLYSQAFGLMIKPVYLLTTPLAGVMISSLAKSQPGSENFTQLMLRFFRISALGLFPSAVGLTLVSSDVIAIVGGDQWQSSALLLRWLAPSLAAIGLMNLGIYVLSSRGQGRPLVIAASILLILTLQTTGIGYFFGQHFLTGNADPAFRGTFGIAVGFTLLNTCIWCGAFLWFTFRSVGVRPLRVALALLPSLRAALLMGLVVAGLRYYLRDLGVTSAASSLALSMATGMIFYSLAALPEILSLLRDDAKSKPQ, encoded by the coding sequence ATGTCCGTCGATCCCACTTCACCCACTGCCGCCGAAGAGGCAACCCTCGCACACGCCGCGCGGCGAGGTGCGCCGATCGTCCTTGCTGGGCATTTGATCTCGCAGCTGATGGGTCTGGGCACGCTGGGCTTGCTCTGTCGCCTGCTAACGCCTGCTGACTATGGCCTACTCAGTGCGGTGTTGCCGGCGGTGATGTTGCCACGCATGGCAGCGATTCTTGGACCTGGCATTGCGGTGCTGCAGCAACCCAAGCTATCGCAGCAGCAACTGAGTTCGCTGTTTTGGCTACAAGCTGCGGCGGGCGCCGTCGCCGCCATTGCGACCACAGTCATCTGCTGGCTTTTGGCGATCTGGTCGCAGCAGCCACCGTTGTTTGCCCTCGGTGTGGCCTTAGCTGGAGGGACCTTGCTGGCCGCACTCGGCAACCAGCATCAGGCGCTACTTGAGCGAAACTTGCGCTTCGGCACCGGCAGTGCCTTGCGGCTTGTCGCGCAGGCGGTCTCGTGCGTGGCGGCAATTGCCTATGCCTGGCATTGGCCCGATGTCTGGGCACTCGTCGTGCTGCACGTGGCCGAATTGGCGGTTCTGTGGCTTGGAAGTTGGCTCCTCGCCGGTTGGTGGCCCGACGCGCCGCAACGAGCATCGTGGCGTGAATCGCACGTCCGCTTTAGTGCTGCCTATTCGGTCAGCTCGCTCCTGCAGTTCCTCTCCCAGAACAGCGAAAAGCTGCTATTGCCGATTTTCGCGGGCGCGGCTGGCAACCATGCTCTTGGGCTCTACTCACAGGCTTTTGGCCTCATGATCAAGCCCGTCTATCTGCTCACCACGCCGCTCGCTGGCGTCATGATTTCGTCGCTGGCCAAGAGCCAACCGGGCAGCGAAAACTTCACTCAACTCATGCTGAGGTTTTTTCGTATCTCGGCACTCGGACTGTTCCCTTCCGCAGTCGGACTAACTTTAGTGTCCAGTGATGTGATCGCAATCGTCGGCGGCGACCAGTGGCAGTCGTCAGCCTTGCTCTTGCGTTGGCTCGCTCCGTCGCTGGCCGCCATCGGCCTGATGAACCTCGGCATTTATGTACTTAGCTCGCGCGGTCAGGGACGACCCCTCGTGATTGCCGCGAGCATCTTGCTGATTCTCACTTTGCAAACAACGGGCATCGGCTATTTTTTTGGACAGCACTTTCTGACGGGCAATGCCGACCCTGCCTTCCGCGGCACGTTCGGAATTGCGGTGGGTTTTACGCTCCTCAACACCTGCATCTGGTGCGGCGCTTTTCTGTGGTTCACGTTCCGCAGCGTCGGTGTTCGGCCACTCCGTGTTGCGCTCGCCCTGTTACCCTCGCTGCGAGCCGCGCTGCTGATGGGGCTCGTTGTGGCTGGGCTGCGCTACTATTTACGTGACCTAGGAGTTACTTCAGCTGCGAGCAGTCTGGCCCTTAGCATGGCGACTGGAATGATCTTCTACTCGCTGGCTGCCTTGCCCGAAATCTTGTCGCTTCTTCGCGACGATGCGAAGAGCAAACCTCAGTAG
- a CDS encoding SMP-30/gluconolactonase/LRE family protein: MSSLLLVVALLAAEPNEKLFQASPLTKPGEFTAGIEGPACDKDGNIYAVNFGSQGTIGRVTPDGKGEVFVKLDGKSVGNGIRFDAAGQMYVADYVRHNALQIDPQTKKISVFAHEPKMNQPNDLAIAADGTLFASDPAWGKNTGQLWRISNKGEVTQLAKDLGTTNGIDVSPDGKTLYVNESVQRGVWAFPIHADGTLGEKKLVKQFEDHGFDGMRCDVKGNLYITRYGKGTVVKLSPQGEVLQEVDVLGKRPSNLCFGGPDGRTVYVTEVEHTRLVQFRVDDPGLEWQRQQK; this comes from the coding sequence ATGTCGTCGTTGCTGCTGGTCGTTGCGCTGTTGGCCGCGGAGCCGAATGAAAAACTGTTTCAAGCTTCACCGCTAACGAAGCCGGGCGAATTTACTGCCGGCATCGAGGGCCCCGCTTGCGACAAGGACGGCAACATCTACGCCGTGAACTTTGGTTCACAAGGGACGATTGGCCGCGTAACGCCCGACGGCAAGGGGGAAGTCTTCGTCAAGCTCGACGGAAAAAGTGTCGGCAACGGCATTCGCTTCGATGCGGCCGGGCAGATGTATGTGGCCGATTACGTGAGGCATAACGCCCTGCAGATCGATCCCCAGACGAAGAAGATTTCGGTCTTCGCGCACGAGCCGAAGATGAATCAGCCCAACGACCTGGCAATTGCCGCCGACGGCACTCTCTTCGCCAGCGACCCTGCCTGGGGTAAGAACACCGGACAACTCTGGCGAATTTCGAACAAGGGTGAAGTCACCCAACTGGCCAAGGATCTGGGGACGACCAACGGAATTGATGTCAGCCCCGATGGCAAGACACTGTATGTAAACGAGAGTGTGCAGCGGGGAGTGTGGGCCTTTCCGATCCATGCGGACGGTACGCTTGGCGAGAAGAAACTCGTCAAGCAGTTCGAAGATCACGGCTTCGACGGGATGCGCTGCGATGTGAAAGGCAATCTCTACATCACCCGCTACGGCAAGGGAACGGTCGTCAAACTGTCTCCGCAGGGAGAAGTGCTGCAGGAAGTCGATGTGCTCGGCAAACGACCAAGCAACCTCTGCTTCGGCGGTCCCGACGGCCGGACGGTCTACGTGACTGAAGTCGAGCACACCCGGCTCGTACAATTTCGAGTCGACGATCCCGGTCTCGAATGGCAGCGGCAGCAGAAGTAA
- a CDS encoding outer membrane protein assembly factor BamB family protein: MKSRSLSVPSLLIALGVGLSPWMAQIQAEDWPQFRGTNSAGVAPLGTSLPAEIGPEKNVLWKAALPPGHSSPIVVKNKIFVTGVRDKKQLLTMALDRSTGQIIWEQEAPHEELEKIHSIGSFAQSTPAADDERVVSFFGSSGLYCYDHAGKLLWKKAMGPFNNDFGAGSSPIIVGDRVILCQDHDQGSFLAAYDKRTGEQLWHVDRGIDFSRNWCTPVVWNVDGKSQIVLAGTLKVVGYDLETGKTIWTVRGVSRVVCMTPVIGDDQHLYVAGWSAGGDPGERIALDAFDKVAPEYDQDKNGTFEEAELPKGALRQRFTQCDRDKDGKVTRAEYDEFRMLFDQSQNVVLAIAPGGQGDISESHVRWRFSRYVPFCASPLYYQGRVFTVKDGGILTCLDAKTGEPKRTARVSGTGDYFCSPVAGDGKVYLLSQEGKLTVASAEDQWKTLGTGDFGEEAYATPAIADSKLYIRTAGHLYCFGNK; the protein is encoded by the coding sequence ATGAAATCTCGTTCGCTATCGGTTCCCTCCCTATTGATTGCCTTGGGAGTCGGCCTGTCGCCATGGATGGCACAGATTCAGGCCGAAGATTGGCCGCAGTTTCGCGGCACTAACTCAGCGGGCGTGGCCCCACTGGGAACAAGTCTGCCGGCCGAGATCGGCCCAGAGAAAAATGTTCTTTGGAAAGCTGCGTTGCCCCCCGGACACTCTTCCCCCATTGTGGTGAAGAACAAAATCTTTGTTACCGGCGTGCGCGACAAGAAACAGCTCCTCACGATGGCCCTCGATCGCTCGACGGGGCAGATCATTTGGGAGCAGGAAGCGCCGCACGAGGAATTAGAAAAGATTCACAGCATTGGCAGCTTTGCCCAATCCACTCCTGCAGCCGATGACGAGCGGGTCGTCAGCTTTTTCGGGTCGAGTGGACTTTATTGCTACGACCATGCTGGCAAGCTGTTGTGGAAGAAAGCGATGGGCCCCTTCAACAACGACTTCGGTGCCGGCAGTTCGCCGATCATCGTGGGGGACCGTGTGATTCTGTGCCAAGACCACGATCAAGGCTCGTTCCTAGCCGCGTATGACAAACGGACTGGCGAACAGTTATGGCACGTCGACCGCGGTATCGATTTTTCGCGCAACTGGTGCACACCCGTCGTTTGGAATGTGGATGGTAAGTCGCAAATTGTTCTGGCTGGCACCTTGAAAGTTGTGGGCTATGACCTGGAAACCGGCAAAACAATCTGGACAGTGCGCGGCGTCTCGCGCGTCGTCTGCATGACACCGGTGATCGGCGACGATCAACATTTGTATGTCGCCGGCTGGTCGGCGGGTGGCGATCCCGGCGAACGGATCGCCTTGGATGCCTTCGACAAAGTGGCTCCTGAATACGACCAGGATAAGAACGGCACCTTCGAAGAGGCCGAATTGCCCAAGGGTGCCTTGCGACAACGCTTTACCCAGTGCGACCGCGATAAGGATGGCAAAGTCACGCGGGCCGAGTACGACGAATTCCGCATGCTGTTCGATCAATCGCAAAATGTGGTTTTAGCCATTGCTCCGGGTGGACAAGGTGACATTAGTGAGTCGCATGTCCGCTGGCGTTTCAGTCGCTATGTGCCATTTTGTGCTTCGCCACTTTACTACCAGGGTCGCGTCTTCACCGTGAAAGACGGCGGCATTTTGACTTGCCTGGATGCAAAGACGGGCGAACCCAAGCGAACCGCGCGGGTCTCGGGAACAGGCGATTATTTCTGCTCGCCGGTGGCGGGCGACGGCAAGGTCTATCTGCTGAGCCAGGAAGGTAAGTTGACCGTGGCCTCGGCCGAAGACCAATGGAAGACGCTGGGCACCGGCGACTTCGGCGAAGAAGCGTATGCCACTCCTGCGATCGCGGACAGCAAACTCTACATTCGAACTGCCGGACATTTGTATTGCTTTGGAAACAAGTAA
- a CDS encoding LysR family transcriptional regulator: MMEKLQDLNFLHLFYFWMVVRHGSITAACERLHLTQPTISTQIRKLEKSLGHELFSRTGRELELTEVGQSVFEYAEDMFAVGRELLGALRGVPSKRALRLHVGVPMVMPKWITYRLLEPILHFPQPLQILCHEAPLDILIADLMRHKYDVILSDTPVPSSKRVRSYSHLLGSCGVTLCASRELASRLQRRFPQSMDGAPMLLPAANTELRRLIDRWLDDTGLSPRVIAEINDSALLQVFGQGGAGVFPIPTAVLPEVKRQFDVEEVGQLNDLQLNFYAITLQRKLTHPAVVAISAAAKDDLLTFTTA, encoded by the coding sequence ATGATGGAAAAACTGCAAGACCTGAACTTTCTCCACCTCTTTTATTTTTGGATGGTGGTACGTCACGGCAGCATCACCGCTGCCTGCGAGCGGCTACACCTCACGCAACCCACGATCAGCACTCAAATTCGCAAACTCGAGAAGTCGCTGGGGCACGAGTTATTTAGCCGAACGGGGCGAGAACTCGAGCTAACCGAAGTTGGTCAGTCGGTGTTTGAATACGCCGAAGATATGTTTGCCGTCGGCCGCGAATTGCTCGGTGCCCTGCGGGGAGTTCCCTCGAAGCGAGCGTTGCGCTTGCATGTCGGCGTGCCGATGGTCATGCCGAAGTGGATTACCTATCGCTTACTCGAGCCGATTCTGCATTTCCCGCAACCGCTGCAGATACTTTGTCACGAGGCCCCGCTCGACATCCTGATCGCTGACCTGATGCGACATAAGTACGATGTGATCCTCTCCGATACGCCCGTTCCTTCCAGCAAGAGAGTCCGCAGCTATAGCCACCTTCTGGGAAGTTGCGGCGTCACCTTGTGTGCCTCACGCGAACTGGCAAGTCGCTTGCAAAGAAGATTTCCGCAGTCCATGGACGGTGCGCCGATGTTATTGCCAGCCGCGAACACCGAACTGCGCCGCTTGATCGATCGCTGGCTGGATGACACCGGCCTGTCGCCGCGCGTCATTGCCGAAATCAACGACAGCGCTTTGTTGCAAGTCTTCGGCCAGGGTGGCGCGGGCGTGTTTCCCATTCCTACAGCAGTGCTGCCTGAGGTGAAGCGGCAGTTCGATGTGGAAGAAGTCGGCCAACTGAACGATCTGCAGCTCAATTTTTATGCGATTACGCTGCAACGCAAGTTGACCCATCCCGCTGTGGTGGCGATCTCAGCGGCGGCCAAAGATGACCTGCTGACGTTTACCACCGCTTGA
- a CDS encoding universal stress protein codes for MDREHDRVCQQLSAACFQAGVNFDVRRSKGDPFEVIPREAQFHDLVVTGHLSQQGPLGEQGLTAAETLALLSCGVQPLLVLRDAESEIRRVLLVTDGLLASAKAIRQFLSQNLFPAAEQRLLAIGATDEQAQELLREMAEYSRSRQLDCESGWLRGSLRRMLLPYAQKWQADLVVMGIPKGNSILRTLLPDPARLILQQTNMGLYLMA; via the coding sequence GTGGATCGCGAACACGATCGGGTTTGCCAGCAGTTGTCGGCGGCCTGTTTTCAAGCCGGCGTCAACTTCGATGTTAGGCGGAGCAAAGGCGATCCGTTTGAAGTCATCCCGCGCGAGGCGCAGTTCCACGACCTGGTGGTGACCGGGCATCTCTCTCAGCAGGGGCCGCTCGGGGAGCAAGGCTTAACTGCTGCGGAAACGCTGGCGTTGCTCTCGTGCGGCGTGCAGCCGCTGTTGGTTCTGCGGGATGCCGAAAGTGAGATCCGCAGAGTCCTGTTGGTTACCGATGGGTTACTTGCTTCTGCCAAGGCAATTCGGCAGTTCCTCTCTCAGAATCTCTTTCCTGCGGCCGAACAACGCCTGCTGGCTATCGGCGCGACCGATGAGCAGGCTCAAGAACTGCTGCGGGAAATGGCTGAATACAGTCGCTCTCGCCAGCTTGACTGTGAAAGTGGCTGGCTGCGCGGTTCGTTGCGCCGCATGTTGCTTCCCTATGCACAGAAGTGGCAAGCCGACCTGGTGGTCATGGGCATCCCCAAGGGGAACTCGATTCTGCGCACTCTCTTGCCCGATCCTGCCCGGTTGATTCTTCAGCAGACAAACATGGGACTGTATCTCATGGCGTAG